One genomic segment of Desulfomicrobium sp. ZS1 includes these proteins:
- the rpmH gene encoding 50S ribosomal protein L34: protein MSKRTYQPSTTKRKRSHGFLVRSRTKNGQAVLRRRRAKGRKRLAV, encoded by the coding sequence ATGAGCAAGAGAACATATCAACCGAGCACCACCAAGCGTAAGAGAAGTCATGGATTTCTCGTCCGCTCCCGGACCAAGAACGGACAGGCCGTGCTGCGCCGCAGAAGAGCAAAGGGAAGAAAAAGATTAGCCGTCTAG
- the rnpA gene encoding ribonuclease P protein component codes for MSRLAYPPSYRLKRRPQFCSCYDRGRRFFSKSFTLFVLEREDAGLSWRLGLTVSRKIGKSVRRNRVKRLVREYFRLHQHDFRLRADIVVVPKRGVCVDSMDLAQVSSELGPLMTKIVSRVGAA; via the coding sequence ATTAGCCGTCTAGCCTATCCTCCCTCGTATCGACTGAAGAGACGGCCCCAGTTTTGCAGCTGTTATGACCGGGGCCGTCGTTTTTTTTCAAAGAGTTTCACCCTCTTTGTGCTCGAGCGGGAAGACGCCGGACTGTCCTGGCGTCTTGGACTCACGGTGAGCAGAAAAATCGGCAAGTCCGTGCGGCGTAATCGGGTCAAGCGTTTGGTCCGGGAGTACTTCCGGCTTCACCAGCACGATTTTCGCTTGCGCGCCGACATTGTCGTCGTGCCCAAACGGGGCGTTTGCGTGGATTCCATGGACCTTGCGCAGGTGTCCTCGGAACTTGGCCCGCTGATGACAAAAATCGTGTCCCGGGTTGGAGCGGCCTAG
- the yidD gene encoding membrane protein insertion efficiency factor YidD, with product MRHVFVRILSLYQYLISPLYSPCCRFTPSCSEYARQAVLSHGIFRGMGLAIWRLLRCHPLCAGGYDPVPTPNLSKRD from the coding sequence ATGCGCCATGTCTTCGTACGTATCCTCTCCCTGTATCAGTATCTGATATCCCCGCTCTATTCTCCCTGTTGCCGTTTCACTCCTTCGTGTTCCGAATATGCCCGGCAGGCCGTCTTGTCTCATGGAATCTTTCGGGGGATGGGCCTTGCTATTTGGCGGTTGTTGCGTTGTCATCCCCTGTGTGCCGGTGGTTACGATCCGGTTCCCACCCCTAACTTGTCAAAGAGAGATTGA